The Amycolatopsis jiangsuensis nucleotide sequence CGCGGAGGCGATTCCCTCGCACGCCCGGGTCACCTCGGTGCGGATCCGCTCGCGGACCTCCGGGTCGAACGAGCGCACGGTCGCCTCGAAAACGGCGTCGTCCGGAATCACGTTGCGCCGGGTTCCCGCGTGGAAGCTGCCCACCGTGAGCACCGCCGGTTCGAAGGCACCGAAGCCACGGGTCATCCGAGTCTGCAACGCGGAGACCATCTCGCACGCGGCCGGGATCGGATCGCGGGCAAGCTCCGGCGCCGAGCCGTGCCCACCCGCACCGGTCACCCGGACCTTCACCGCGTCCGACGCCGCCATCAGCGGGCCCGGACGGCAGCAGAACATGCCCCGTTCGTGCCGCGAAGACGAGACGTGCAGCCCGAAAGCCGCGTCGACCGGTTGCCCGGAGGCGGTGAGCACCCCCTCCTCCAGCATGTGACCGGCGCCGTCGCAGCCTTCCTCACCAGGCTGGAACATGAACACCACGTCGCCGGGCAGCCGGTGGCGCCGCGCGGCGAGCAGCCGGGCGGCGCCGACGAGGCCGGCCGTGTGCAGATCGTGTCCGCACGCGTGCATCGCACCGTCGGTCTCGGAAGAGAATTCCTCGCCGGAGATCTCGGTGACGGGCAGCGCGTCCATGTCACCGCGGAGCAGCACGGTGCCTCCTGTACCGCCTCCGCCGCGGAGTACCGCCGTGACGGACGTCAGATTCCGGCCCAGGGAGATGTCCAGGCCCAGCCCGTCGAGGGCAGTGAGCACTTTCTCCTGGGTGCGTGGCAGATCGAGGCCGATCTCGGGAGCTCGGTGCAGGGCGCGGCGTAGCGCGACCAGTTCCGGGTGCAGGGCGTTGGCGTCGGAGCGCAAGGACATGACTCTCCCTCGCAGGAACATCGACATATGCTGGTCCGACGATGATGGGAGTGTCGAACGCGATGACCGGGGAAATTGCCGTATTCCGCCGGATCGGGTGCGTCGAGGCGAAGGATCCGCCATGTTGAGCGAGCCCGATCTCAAACTCGTCGACGCACTCCAGACCGACCCG carries:
- a CDS encoding M20 metallopeptidase family protein produces the protein MSLRSDANALHPELVALRRALHRAPEIGLDLPRTQEKVLTALDGLGLDISLGRNLTSVTAVLRGGGGTGGTVLLRGDMDALPVTEISGEEFSSETDGAMHACGHDLHTAGLVGAARLLAARRHRLPGDVVFMFQPGEEGCDGAGHMLEEGVLTASGQPVDAAFGLHVSSSRHERGMFCCRPGPLMAASDAVKVRVTGAGGHGSAPELARDPIPAACEMVSALQTRMTRGFGAFEPAVLTVGSFHAGTRRNVIPDDAVFEATVRSFDPEVRERIRTEVTRACEGIASAHGLEVEVSYEAEYPLTVNHEEEHDFVAGTVREVFGKERFTLLPQPMTGSEDFSRVLDKVPGAFVFLGATRSGADPATAPNNHSPRAAFDDSVLADGATLLAELACRKLATLAA